A stretch of the Bacteroidota bacterium genome encodes the following:
- a CDS encoding type Z 30S ribosomal protein S14 → MARLAMRVKAKRTPKYPTRQHNRCNICGRSRAYYRKYGICRLCFRKLALDGKIPGVKKASW, encoded by the coding sequence TTGGCACGATTAGCAATGCGGGTGAAAGCCAAAAGAACACCCAAATATCCGACACGACAACATAACAGGTGCAATATCTGCGGAAGATCCAGAGCATACTACCGAAAATATGGAATATGTCGATTGTGTTTTCGTAAGCTTGCCTTAGACGGGAAAATCCCGGGCGTAAAAAAAGCTAGCTGGTAA
- the rpsQ gene encoding 30S ribosomal protein S17: MTERNTVRKIKVGTVVSNKMQKSIVIAVEGRIPHPIYRKYYKRTTKLMVHDEKQEANVGDVVKVMETRPLSKHKRWRLVEIVEKAV; encoded by the coding sequence ATGACTGAAAGAAATACGGTACGGAAAATAAAAGTAGGGACAGTTGTAAGCAACAAGATGCAAAAAAGCATTGTGATAGCTGTTGAAGGACGGATACCTCATCCGATATATCGAAAATATTATAAACGCACTACGAAGTTAATGGTGCACGACGAAAAACAAGAAGCAAATGTAGGCGATGTAGTAAAAGTAATGGAAACCCGCCCACTCAGTAAACATAAACGTTGGCGCCTTGTTGAAATTGTTGAAAAAGCTGTCTAA
- the rplX gene encoding 50S ribosomal protein L24, translating to MKIHKNDNVIIINGNAKGKTGKVLKVFRETNRVIVEGVNITKRHSRPSQKNPKGGIVQKEAPVNLSNVMVICPKCNEASRVGRVQVKDAISSRKHMMRVCKNCEEMF from the coding sequence ATGAAAATTCATAAAAACGATAACGTAATTATAATTAACGGAAACGCAAAAGGAAAAACCGGAAAAGTGTTGAAGGTTTTTCGCGAAACAAACCGTGTAATAGTTGAAGGCGTGAATATAACTAAACGTCACTCACGTCCATCACAAAAAAATCCAAAAGGTGGCATCGTCCAAAAAGAAGCTCCCGTCAACTTGTCCAATGTTATGGTCATTTGTCCTAAGTGTAACGAAGCTTCGCGTGTTGGACGTGTTCAAGTTAAAGATGCAATAAGTAGTCGAAAACACATGATGCGTGTCTGCAAAAATTGTGAAGAAATGTTCTAA
- the rpmC gene encoding 50S ribosomal protein L29 yields MKSHEIKQLTAEEIRKRIQEEEINLSHLKFQLATRQLSSPIQVRSARRNIARLKTILLEKENQEKAKQ; encoded by the coding sequence ATGAAATCCCACGAAATCAAACAATTAACAGCTGAAGAAATTCGAAAGCGCATACAAGAAGAAGAAATAAACTTGAGTCATTTGAAATTTCAATTAGCAACCCGTCAGTTATCGAGCCCGATTCAAGTTCGGTCAGCACGGCGGAACATAGCGCGCTTAAAAACTATTCTTCTTGAAAAAGAGAACCAAGAGAAAGCAAAACAATAA
- the rplE gene encoding 50S ribosomal protein L5, which yields MAKEKAPKSVKEAKPAAGSATTVIEKGVAPRLSEFYNKEIIPKLMEKFSYKSVSQVPKLDKICVNVGVGQATQDPKLIELIVKELEYIVGQKTVVRRSKKAISNFKLREGMPIGVSVTLRRHRMMEFFDRLVNVTMPRIRDFRGLSDKSFDGRGNYTLGVKEQIIFPEIDVDKVTKVFGMDITFVTTAKTDQEAYELLKAFGMPFVKPQ from the coding sequence ATGGCAAAAGAAAAAGCTCCTAAGAGCGTAAAAGAAGCAAAACCAGCAGCAGGCTCTGCTACAACTGTAATCGAAAAGGGCGTTGCCCCTCGGCTGTCGGAATTTTATAATAAAGAAATTATTCCTAAATTGATGGAAAAATTCAGTTATAAAAGTGTTTCCCAGGTTCCGAAATTAGATAAAATATGTGTGAATGTAGGAGTAGGGCAAGCAACGCAAGACCCTAAACTGATCGAATTGATTGTTAAAGAATTAGAATATATTGTCGGTCAGAAGACAGTAGTTCGACGTTCGAAAAAAGCGATATCGAATTTTAAACTTCGCGAAGGAATGCCTATAGGAGTTAGCGTAACACTCAGACGGCACCGGATGATGGAATTTTTCGATAGATTGGTGAATGTTACAATGCCGCGAATTCGCGACTTCCGCGGACTATCCGACAAGTCGTTCGACGGTAGAGGTAACTATACTTTAGGTGTCAAAGAACAAATTATTTTTCCAGAAATAGACGTTGATAAAGTAACAAAGGTTTTTGGAATGGATATTACATTTGTTACAACAGCAAAAACTGATCAAGAAGCATACGAACTGTTAAAAGCGTTCGGAATGCCATTTGTTAAACCGCAATAA
- the rplN gene encoding 50S ribosomal protein L14 encodes MIQEETNLIVADNSGAKKVQCIRVLGGHDRRYAGIGDIIVVSVKSAIPGAGVKKGEVSRAVIVRTKKETRRNDGSYIRFDENAAVLLNAQGEPRGSRIFGPVARELRDKNFMKIISLAPEVL; translated from the coding sequence ATGATACAAGAAGAAACCAATTTAATAGTAGCCGATAATTCCGGTGCCAAAAAAGTACAATGTATTCGTGTCCTTGGTGGTCACGATCGTAGATACGCAGGTATTGGAGATATAATAGTAGTTTCAGTAAAAAGTGCAATCCCTGGTGCCGGTGTTAAAAAAGGGGAAGTATCGCGCGCAGTAATAGTGCGAACAAAAAAAGAAACTCGTCGTAACGACGGATCATATATCCGTTTTGACGAAAATGCTGCTGTGTTGCTTAATGCACAAGGTGAACCACGCGGAAGCCGTATATTCGGTCCGGTTGCACGCGAACTTCGTGATAAAAATTTCATGAAAATAATTTCATTAGCACCCGAAGTTCTGTAA